Proteins encoded together in one Rossellomorea sp. y25 window:
- a CDS encoding DASS family sodium-coupled anion symporter — translation MLIVKNAWGTLWKWHGDVMDTLQFFTSGSTPAASDTVDTNLVPEPNANPRQKIGFILGPLLFILIMLFFSPEGLAKEAVAVLAGTTWIAVWWITEAIPIPATALLPIILFPLTGALQSGDVTSAYGDSTIFLFMGGFIIAIAMEKWNLHKRIAMNIILLIGTGTERIVLGFMLATGFLSMWISNTATAMMMLPIGTAVIYQVNQSLEKEGAKRTGHFSKVIMLGIAYSASIGGLGTLIGTPPNTIFAAVVKQLYGIDFSFAKWMLFGVPLAAILLFVTWWYLIKVAFPLKIKELPGGREIVEKENRSLGRISFEEKLVLTVFVATALCWITRSFLLNQWIPSLDDTIIAITGALVLFLLPGRKESRLINWDDAKKLPWGILLLFGGGLAIAKGFKETGLAEWIGQQLTILEGISFIIILLAVTTFVIFLTEITSNTATATMMFPIMAALAAALNVHPYSLMVAAGLAASCAFMLPVATPPNAVVFGSGYIKMGDMVKAGIWLNLISIVCIALLIYFFMPLVWGIDLGVLPENMN, via the coding sequence ATGCTAATTGTGAAAAACGCATGGGGGACACTTTGGAAATGGCATGGAGATGTGATGGATACTTTGCAATTTTTCACTTCCGGAAGTACGCCTGCTGCTTCAGACACGGTGGATACAAATCTTGTTCCGGAGCCTAATGCAAACCCAAGACAGAAAATCGGGTTTATTTTGGGACCACTCCTATTTATTCTTATTATGTTATTTTTCTCTCCTGAAGGTTTAGCGAAGGAGGCTGTTGCTGTCCTTGCAGGTACAACATGGATAGCGGTATGGTGGATAACAGAAGCAATACCAATTCCGGCTACTGCTTTGTTGCCTATCATTTTGTTTCCACTTACGGGAGCTCTTCAATCCGGGGATGTCACGTCTGCCTATGGTGATAGTACGATTTTTCTTTTTATGGGTGGGTTTATCATTGCAATTGCGATGGAAAAGTGGAACTTACATAAGCGCATTGCCATGAACATCATTTTGTTGATTGGTACAGGCACTGAAAGAATTGTACTTGGATTCATGCTGGCTACTGGTTTTTTATCTATGTGGATCTCGAATACGGCAACGGCTATGATGATGCTTCCGATTGGAACAGCCGTGATTTATCAAGTGAATCAAAGTCTAGAAAAGGAGGGGGCTAAAAGAACAGGTCACTTCAGTAAAGTGATCATGCTGGGGATTGCCTATAGTGCATCGATCGGAGGCTTGGGAACGTTGATCGGAACGCCTCCAAACACGATATTTGCTGCAGTGGTGAAACAGTTGTATGGGATTGATTTCTCGTTTGCGAAATGGATGCTTTTTGGGGTTCCACTTGCTGCTATTCTTCTATTTGTTACTTGGTGGTATTTAATCAAGGTGGCTTTTCCATTAAAGATTAAAGAATTGCCGGGGGGAAGGGAGATTGTAGAGAAAGAGAACCGGTCTCTTGGTCGCATTTCATTTGAAGAAAAGCTTGTTCTTACGGTCTTTGTCGCTACAGCCCTATGCTGGATCACCCGATCGTTTCTATTGAACCAATGGATTCCGTCATTAGACGACACCATCATAGCGATTACAGGGGCACTCGTTTTATTCCTTCTTCCAGGAAGAAAAGAATCGCGATTGATCAATTGGGATGATGCGAAGAAGCTTCCATGGGGAATCCTGCTCTTATTCGGTGGAGGTCTTGCCATTGCCAAAGGTTTCAAAGAGACGGGGTTGGCAGAGTGGATCGGACAGCAACTAACGATTCTTGAAGGAATATCCTTCATTATCATCTTGCTTGCAGTGACGACCTTTGTTATTTTCTTAACGGAAATTACGTCCAATACGGCAACAGCCACGATGATGTTTCCGATAATGGCTGCTCTTGCAGCTGCCTTGAATGTTCACCCTTATAGTCTGATGGTGGCGGCGGGCTTAGCTGCGTCATGTGCTTTCATGCTGCCGGTGGCTACACCTCCGAATGCTGTCGTATTCGGATCAGGTTATATCAAAATGGGAGACATGGTCAAGGCGGGTATATGGTTAAATCTGATTAGTATCGTATGTATTGCACTTTTGATTTATTTTTTCATGCCACTCGTGTGGGGAATCGATTTAGGTGTCTTACCTGAAAATATGAACTGA
- a CDS encoding GntP family permease: MTSIIVGLILLMVLAYLGWSIIWIAPLVAGLVALMSGLELLPAYTETYMTGFVDFAKEWFPVFLFGAIFGKLMEDVGAAQSVAYKITNIIGKDRAILGVLIAAAVLTYGGVSLFVVVFAIYPLAIAMFREADITRKLLPPTFVLGAFTFTMTAIPGTPQIQNLIPIDYFKTSPTAAPIIGIVGGLIMAVGGYFYLRWRQKQFTSKGDTFTEPKGGNDVKEIKESELPNFYLSFLPLVIVVVTLNVFKWNILTALLVGILSILFINFKHYKKFIPAVNGGAKGSVMAVINTSAAVGFGAVVTAAPGFKTLTKLILGIKGNPVISEAIAVQTLAAITGSASGGMGIALEALGDKYYELSQTSGISAEAFHRIASISSGASILPHNGALLTLFAVTGLTHKDSYLDVAVVGLLIPTIAEIVSIILANMGIY, from the coding sequence ATGACTAGCATCATTGTCGGATTAATCCTGCTTATGGTCTTAGCGTATTTAGGCTGGTCAATCATTTGGATCGCTCCACTGGTAGCAGGTTTAGTGGCATTAATGAGTGGACTTGAACTGCTTCCTGCGTATACAGAAACGTATATGACCGGCTTTGTGGATTTTGCTAAAGAATGGTTTCCTGTATTCCTTTTTGGAGCCATTTTCGGAAAGCTGATGGAAGACGTTGGAGCAGCGCAATCCGTCGCATACAAAATCACGAATATCATCGGAAAAGACCGGGCAATTCTTGGCGTGTTAATTGCCGCGGCCGTTCTAACTTATGGTGGTGTCAGTTTATTCGTTGTAGTATTTGCTATTTACCCTCTTGCCATCGCCATGTTCAGAGAAGCAGATATCACACGGAAATTGCTGCCCCCCACTTTCGTATTAGGGGCTTTCACATTTACAATGACAGCCATTCCGGGTACCCCTCAGATCCAAAACTTAATACCGATCGATTATTTCAAGACTTCCCCCACTGCCGCACCGATCATCGGTATCGTCGGCGGATTAATCATGGCGGTTGGAGGATATTTTTATTTAAGATGGCGTCAAAAGCAATTTACAAGTAAAGGAGATACGTTTACCGAGCCTAAAGGTGGAAACGATGTAAAGGAAATTAAAGAATCAGAGCTTCCTAATTTCTACTTATCATTTCTTCCTCTTGTCATTGTCGTCGTTACATTGAATGTCTTTAAGTGGAACATCCTGACCGCTCTTCTTGTAGGAATACTTTCGATATTATTCATTAACTTCAAACATTATAAAAAATTCATCCCTGCTGTCAATGGCGGAGCAAAGGGCTCAGTCATGGCAGTCATTAACACAAGCGCTGCCGTTGGTTTCGGAGCGGTTGTCACAGCGGCACCCGGTTTCAAGACGTTAACGAAGCTTATTCTTGGCATCAAAGGTAACCCCGTCATATCTGAAGCCATAGCTGTTCAAACTCTTGCAGCTATCACTGGATCTGCTTCAGGAGGAATGGGGATTGCCCTGGAGGCTTTGGGAGATAAATATTATGAGCTCTCTCAAACGAGTGGTATCAGTGCAGAAGCTTTCCATAGAATTGCTTCCATTTCATCAGGAGCCTCGATTCTGCCACATAACGGTGCACTGCTGACCTTATTTGCCGTAACGGGACTAACCCATAAAGATTCGTATTTGGATGTAGCTGTTGTCGGGCTGCTTATTCCTACGATTGCAGAAATCGTTTCAATCATCCTTGCCAATATGGGAATTTATTAA
- a CDS encoding SpoVR family protein, with product MNLEEQRQLQNAIGEITEIAAGFGLDFYPMRYEICPAEIIYTFGAYGMPTRFSHWSFGKQFHKMKLQYDLGLSKIYELVINSDPCYAFLLDSNSLIQNKLIVAHVLAHCDFFKNNVRFQNTKRDMVESMAATAERVRRYEIEHGKQEVENFLDAVLAVDEHIDPSLMRPKLSWTMDDVEWVEEEVIHATPYDDLWSLDEKPKSREKKKVKKKFPPQPEKDILLFIEQYSRELSDWQRDILTMMREEMLYFWPQLETKIMNEGWASYWHQRIIREMDLTSGESIEFAKLNAGVVQPSRTQINPYYLGLKIFEDIEDRFDNPTDEMKKRGAKPNSGREKMFEVREIESDISFLRNYLTKDLVTREDMYLFQKQGKDYKIVDKEWTHVRDQLVGMRVNGGFPYITVNDGDYMKSGELYLKHWFEDVELDIKYLEKVLPYLHQLWGRPVHIETRVENRDMLFTYDGRSVQRKYL from the coding sequence ATGAATTTAGAGGAGCAAAGGCAGTTACAAAATGCTATAGGGGAAATTACTGAGATTGCAGCCGGGTTTGGTCTTGATTTTTATCCGATGCGCTATGAGATTTGTCCTGCTGAGATTATTTATACATTTGGTGCTTATGGGATGCCGACTCGTTTTTCTCACTGGAGTTTTGGTAAACAGTTTCATAAGATGAAGCTTCAATATGATTTGGGTTTAAGCAAGATTTATGAACTCGTGATTAATTCTGATCCTTGTTATGCTTTTTTATTGGACTCGAATTCGCTTATTCAGAATAAGTTGATTGTGGCACATGTGTTGGCCCATTGTGATTTCTTTAAGAATAATGTCCGATTCCAGAACACGAAGCGGGATATGGTAGAGAGCATGGCGGCTACTGCGGAACGAGTGCGAAGATATGAGATAGAACATGGGAAGCAGGAGGTTGAAAACTTCCTGGATGCCGTGCTTGCCGTGGATGAGCATATTGATCCGTCATTAATGCGCCCGAAGCTGTCGTGGACGATGGATGATGTGGAATGGGTAGAGGAAGAAGTGATTCATGCGACACCTTATGATGATCTGTGGTCATTGGATGAAAAGCCGAAGAGCAGAGAAAAGAAAAAGGTGAAGAAGAAGTTCCCTCCTCAGCCGGAAAAAGATATTCTTCTCTTTATCGAGCAGTACAGCAGGGAGTTGTCTGATTGGCAGCGGGATATATTGACGATGATGAGGGAAGAGATGCTGTATTTCTGGCCACAGCTTGAAACGAAAATCATGAATGAAGGATGGGCTTCGTATTGGCACCAGCGAATCATCCGTGAAATGGATCTGACGAGTGGTGAGTCCATTGAGTTTGCAAAGCTGAATGCAGGTGTTGTACAGCCTTCCCGTACGCAGATTAATCCGTATTATTTAGGATTGAAGATTTTTGAGGATATTGAAGATCGTTTCGACAACCCTACGGATGAAATGAAAAAGCGTGGGGCGAAACCGAATTCCGGCCGTGAAAAAATGTTTGAGGTTCGTGAGATTGAATCTGACATTTCTTTCTTACGGAACTATTTAACAAAGGATCTTGTTACGAGAGAAGATATGTATTTGTTCCAGAAGCAAGGGAAGGACTATAAAATCGTCGATAAAGAATGGACTCATGTACGGGACCAGCTGGTAGGCATGAGGGTTAATGGCGGGTTCCCTTACATTACGGTGAATGATGGGGATTATATGAAGAGCGGGGAGCTTTATCTTAAGCACTGGTTTGAAGACGTGGAGCTCGATATTAAGTATTTAGAAAAGGTTTTACCGTATCTGCATCAGCTGTGGGGAAGACCGGTGCATATCGAAACCCGTGTGGAGAACCGTGATATGTTATTTACGTATGACGGCAGAAGTGTTCAAAGAAAATATTTGTGA
- a CDS encoding hemolysin family protein, translating into MSRSLLSFRSLDILLNLFLVVVLIALTAFFVASEFAIVKVRSSRIDQLVSEGNQTAIAAKRVISHLDEYLSACQLGITITALGLGWLGEPTIETLLHPVFEKLDLNASITSIISFGLAFSVITFLHVVIGELAPKTFAIQKAEKVTLLFARPLIWFYRLAYPFIWTLNGSARVFTGLFGLKPASEHEIAHSEEELRIILSDSYKSGEINSSEFKYVNKIFEFDERIAKEIMVPRTNIVTLSAESTIDEVLAIIKEERYTRYPVVDGDKDNILGIVNVKELLTTLVNHKAEHEDLTSFIKPVIRVIETIPIQALLVKLQKERSPMAVLLDEYGGTAGLVTVEDIIEEIVGEIRDEFDIDEIPEVRKVKEDHYIFDAVMLIEDVNDLLGITLEEDEVDTIGGWFLTQKYEVKLNDKIEEQGYCFRVKEIDGHHIQYLEVTKMA; encoded by the coding sequence ATGTCACGTTCACTCCTCAGCTTCCGCTCATTGGACATTCTACTTAATTTATTTCTTGTTGTTGTTTTAATTGCACTGACTGCTTTCTTCGTGGCTTCTGAGTTTGCCATCGTCAAGGTAAGAAGCTCCCGGATCGATCAGTTGGTATCTGAAGGAAATCAAACGGCCATTGCTGCTAAAAGGGTCATTTCACATTTAGACGAATACCTTTCAGCCTGCCAATTGGGCATTACCATCACAGCCCTCGGACTTGGGTGGTTAGGTGAGCCGACTATTGAAACATTGCTTCATCCCGTGTTTGAGAAACTTGATTTGAATGCTTCCATCACAAGTATCATTTCATTTGGACTCGCATTTTCCGTCATTACCTTTTTGCATGTGGTGATTGGAGAATTGGCACCCAAAACCTTTGCTATACAAAAAGCAGAGAAAGTCACTCTATTATTTGCACGACCATTGATATGGTTTTATCGGCTCGCTTATCCATTCATTTGGACATTAAACGGCTCTGCTCGAGTGTTCACGGGGTTATTCGGTTTAAAACCCGCTTCTGAACATGAAATTGCCCATTCAGAGGAAGAGCTTAGAATCATTCTTTCCGACAGCTACAAAAGTGGGGAAATCAATTCATCTGAATTCAAGTACGTAAACAAAATTTTTGAATTCGACGAACGAATTGCAAAAGAAATCATGGTTCCGAGAACGAATATCGTGACTCTATCCGCAGAGTCCACCATCGATGAAGTATTAGCCATTATCAAAGAAGAACGCTATACAAGATATCCTGTCGTGGACGGTGATAAAGACAATATTCTCGGTATAGTGAATGTGAAAGAATTGCTGACAACACTTGTGAACCACAAGGCGGAACACGAAGACTTAACTTCCTTTATCAAGCCTGTGATCCGAGTCATTGAAACCATCCCCATTCAAGCCTTACTCGTCAAACTTCAGAAGGAACGGTCGCCAATGGCCGTACTCCTGGATGAATACGGTGGCACTGCCGGCCTTGTTACTGTAGAAGATATCATTGAAGAGATCGTCGGGGAGATTCGGGATGAATTTGATATCGATGAAATTCCTGAAGTCCGGAAGGTGAAAGAAGATCATTATATCTTTGACGCTGTGATGCTCATTGAAGATGTGAATGACCTTCTTGGAATCACCCTTGAAGAAGATGAGGTCGACACGATCGGAGGCTGGTTCCTGACTCAGAAGTACGAAGTGAAGTTGAATGACAAGATCGAGGAACAAGGATATTGCTTTAGAGTGAAAGAAATCGATGGTCATCATATTCAATATTTAGAGGTTACAAAAATGGCATAG
- a CDS encoding MFS transporter: MHSTAFRNLWFGQALANMGDILYIVGLISLVYNITGSAVYMTAVPLVITFSRFISSMAAPLLLNRTQMKSLIAYSQMGKTFFLCFFLLLMVLNIENVWFFLGCASIISFLDGWALPARNSYVPFLVKREELMGANGFLSTVDQTIQFSSWALGGILLSLINETNLFIVIIVLFLASTLFMMKLPVIPSTSLEVRKVWWQQLGEGWSEVRKRKGLVPVFWIYGLESISGTVWIAAVLYLYVDLQLQRGEEWWGFINSSFFVGLVLASYLIFKLHGLFSKFRHRWLPLCMVFTSSVTLVYAWNKVALLALVLTFVFGLFDQIKNVVLQTYLQESAPPEELGKIYAAQGALTTLLFGLSSVGVGLLLEILSISMIFSLSALLLLGTLIPVMILQKNIRM, encoded by the coding sequence ATGCATTCCACTGCATTTAGAAATCTTTGGTTCGGTCAAGCGTTAGCCAATATGGGAGATATTTTGTACATTGTTGGGTTAATCTCCCTTGTATACAATATAACGGGTTCTGCTGTTTATATGACGGCCGTTCCTTTGGTGATTACGTTTTCGCGTTTCATCAGTAGTATGGCGGCACCTCTTCTGTTGAATCGCACGCAAATGAAGAGTTTGATTGCTTACTCTCAAATGGGGAAAACATTCTTCCTATGTTTTTTTCTCTTGTTAATGGTACTCAATATTGAAAATGTGTGGTTCTTTTTAGGGTGTGCGAGTATCATTTCATTTTTAGATGGCTGGGCATTGCCTGCCAGGAACTCTTATGTGCCTTTTCTTGTGAAACGGGAAGAGTTGATGGGGGCGAACGGATTCCTTTCTACCGTGGATCAGACGATACAATTCTCAAGCTGGGCATTAGGTGGAATCCTATTATCGCTTATAAATGAAACGAATCTTTTTATCGTGATCATTGTTTTGTTTCTTGCAAGTACGTTGTTTATGATGAAGCTGCCTGTTATCCCAAGCACCAGCTTAGAAGTGAGAAAAGTTTGGTGGCAACAGCTTGGAGAAGGGTGGTCAGAGGTTAGAAAGAGAAAGGGATTAGTTCCCGTGTTTTGGATCTATGGGTTAGAGTCGATTTCTGGCACCGTTTGGATTGCGGCTGTTTTGTATTTGTATGTTGATCTGCAATTGCAGAGAGGGGAAGAATGGTGGGGGTTCATCAACTCCAGCTTCTTTGTAGGCTTGGTTCTTGCTTCGTATTTGATTTTTAAGCTTCACGGCTTGTTTTCAAAGTTCAGGCATAGATGGCTCCCGCTTTGCATGGTCTTTACATCAAGTGTGACACTCGTCTATGCCTGGAATAAGGTTGCTCTCCTTGCACTCGTTTTAACCTTTGTGTTCGGTTTGTTTGATCAAATTAAAAATGTCGTTCTTCAGACGTATTTGCAGGAAAGTGCACCACCTGAAGAGCTTGGGAAAATCTATGCTGCACAAGGAGCGTTAACCACATTGCTGTTTGGGTTATCCTCTGTTGGAGTAGGGCTGCTTCTTGAAATACTGAGTATTTCAATGATTTTCTCACTATCAGCGCTCTTACTGCTGGGTACTCTCATTCCAGTAATGATCCTGCAAAAGAATATAAGAATGTAA
- a CDS encoding metalloregulator ArsR/SmtB family transcription factor translates to MKETDVCEVACVEDEKVNRLKSMMLTQNTSKVAEIFKALSDQTRMKIAYALTIEDELCVCDVANIAGSSTATASHHLRLLKKQGLAKFRKKGKLVYYSLDDHHVKQLIEIAVTHQMEVEERDQ, encoded by the coding sequence ATGAAAGAGACGGATGTATGTGAAGTAGCGTGTGTGGAAGATGAAAAGGTCAATCGCTTAAAATCAATGATGTTAACACAAAATACCTCTAAGGTAGCCGAGATCTTTAAAGCACTTTCTGATCAAACAAGAATGAAAATTGCGTATGCACTTACCATCGAGGACGAACTGTGTGTATGCGATGTGGCCAATATTGCGGGTTCTTCAACAGCAACAGCATCCCATCATTTACGCTTATTAAAAAAGCAGGGGTTAGCCAAATTCAGAAAAAAAGGCAAGCTCGTATATTATTCCTTGGATGATCATCATGTAAAACAGTTAATCGAAATTGCTGTAACGCATCAAATGGAGGTGGAGGAACGTGACCAGTAA
- a CDS encoding 3-hydroxybutyrate dehydrogenase, with protein sequence MVNDKVVFITGAARGIGFEIGEHFAQNGAKVVLSDINQEGLDEAVEELKDRGFDCLGIKCDVTSEKEVKAGIDKTVDHYGRIDVLINNAGIQHVAPIEEFPIEKFELLIKIMLTAPFIATKFAFPYMKKQKFGRIINMASINGLIGFAGKAAYNSAKHGVIGLTKVSALEGAEHGITVNALCPGYVDTPLVRNQLKDISTTRGVELEKVLKDVIYPLVPQKRLLSVEEIADYTIFLSSDKAKGVTGQAVVLDGGYTAQ encoded by the coding sequence ATGGTCAATGATAAAGTTGTATTTATTACTGGTGCTGCAAGGGGAATTGGTTTTGAAATCGGGGAACACTTTGCTCAAAATGGTGCGAAAGTCGTTCTCTCTGATATCAATCAAGAAGGATTGGATGAAGCGGTTGAAGAACTGAAAGACAGAGGCTTCGATTGCCTGGGCATTAAATGCGACGTTACCAGTGAAAAAGAAGTGAAAGCGGGAATTGATAAGACAGTTGACCACTATGGCCGGATAGACGTTTTGATTAATAACGCAGGTATTCAACACGTAGCTCCAATTGAAGAATTCCCTATTGAAAAATTTGAGCTCCTGATCAAAATTATGCTGACCGCTCCCTTTATCGCAACAAAATTTGCTTTCCCTTATATGAAGAAGCAAAAATTTGGTCGTATCATTAATATGGCATCCATTAATGGACTGATCGGGTTTGCCGGTAAAGCGGCATACAACAGTGCCAAGCACGGTGTCATTGGTCTGACAAAGGTATCTGCTTTAGAAGGTGCCGAGCATGGGATTACTGTCAATGCCCTATGCCCCGGATACGTGGATACCCCCCTTGTCCGTAACCAACTAAAGGATATTTCAACCACTCGCGGAGTGGAACTTGAAAAAGTATTAAAGGATGTCATCTACCCTCTTGTTCCACAAAAGAGATTGTTATCAGTAGAAGAAATTGCAGACTACACCATTTTCCTATCCAGTGACAAAGCAAAAGGTGTAACTGGTCAGGCCGTTGTTTTAGATGGTGGATATACTGCTCAATAA
- a CDS encoding YitT family protein: MKIYWQISYFVIGLLIFSYGISMSIKVQYLGIHPWDVLNIAMFEKFGLTIGTWNIIVGATLIAGTLVLKGKYVRIGTILNGVMVGMLVDFFLFYDLLPPQTNIVADILILLSAIILMGIGGGLYSAAHLGTGPRDGFMLTISDLTNLSISRVRIMCECAVLLIGLLLSGPVFVFTFIYTFIQSPIFQKSFLFFTDRLNTRFTSRNNVSL; this comes from the coding sequence ATGAAAATCTATTGGCAAATAAGCTATTTTGTAATAGGATTACTTATTTTCAGCTATGGGATCAGTATGTCCATTAAAGTGCAATATTTAGGGATCCATCCATGGGATGTGTTAAACATTGCCATGTTTGAGAAGTTCGGCTTAACGATTGGAACATGGAATATAATTGTCGGTGCCACCCTGATTGCAGGCACCCTTGTTCTGAAAGGGAAGTATGTTCGTATCGGGACAATCCTTAACGGAGTAATGGTTGGCATGTTGGTCGACTTCTTTCTATTTTACGATCTACTTCCGCCTCAAACGAACATAGTCGCAGATATCCTGATTCTATTATCAGCGATTATTTTAATGGGGATTGGCGGAGGATTGTATTCAGCGGCTCACCTTGGTACAGGTCCGCGTGACGGGTTTATGCTTACCATTTCGGACCTGACCAACTTATCAATCAGCAGAGTCCGGATCATGTGTGAGTGTGCGGTGTTACTAATCGGACTGCTTCTTTCCGGTCCAGTCTTCGTTTTCACCTTTATTTATACGTTTATTCAAAGTCCCATCTTTCAAAAATCCTTTTTATTTTTTACCGATAGACTCAATACCCGATTCACCAGTCGAAATAATGTAAGTTTGTAA